In one Streptomyces marincola genomic region, the following are encoded:
- a CDS encoding TIGR03936 family radical SAM-associated protein, producing MQRVRMRYTKRGRLRFTSHRDFQRAFERALRRAAVPMAYSAGFTPHPKVSYANAAPTGTASEAEYLEIALADRRDIAELSARLDASLPDGLDIVDVVEARTAEFAERLQASHWELRLDGVPVAEAERAVAAFLAADSVEVRRQTKKGLRAFDARAAVVSLTAEPAQLTAEPAEGNSSGGSHGPGPGPCAILRLVVRHLIPAVRPDDVVSGLRVAADLAPPVPAAVTRLAQGPLDEETGMVTDPFAPDRDAAGAALTRAAGQQAAAAPGVAG from the coding sequence GTGCAGCGCGTCAGGATGCGGTACACCAAGCGGGGCCGTCTGCGGTTCACCAGCCACCGTGATTTCCAGCGCGCCTTCGAGCGCGCTCTGCGCCGGGCCGCGGTGCCCATGGCGTACTCCGCCGGGTTCACCCCCCATCCCAAGGTCTCCTACGCGAACGCCGCACCCACCGGCACCGCGAGCGAGGCGGAGTATCTGGAGATCGCCCTGGCCGACCGGCGTGACATCGCGGAGCTGAGCGCACGACTCGACGCCTCGCTGCCGGACGGCCTCGACATCGTCGACGTGGTGGAGGCCCGCACCGCCGAGTTCGCGGAGCGGTTGCAGGCGTCCCACTGGGAGCTGCGGCTCGACGGCGTCCCGGTGGCGGAGGCCGAGCGCGCCGTGGCGGCGTTCCTGGCCGCCGACAGCGTCGAGGTGCGGCGGCAGACCAAGAAGGGGCTGCGGGCCTTCGACGCCCGTGCCGCGGTGGTCTCGCTCACCGCGGAGCCCGCTCAGCTCACCGCGGAGCCCGCTGAAGGGAACTCCTCAGGTGGGTCCCATGGGCCAGGCCCCGGTCCTTGTGCGATACTGCGGCTGGTAGTGCGGCATCTCATCCCCGCCGTACGACCCGACGACGTCGTGTCCGGTCTCCGCGTTGCGGCCGACCTGGCGCCGCCGGTCCCCGCAGCGGTGACCAGGCTGGCGCAGGGGCCGCTCGATGAGGAGACAGGCATGGTGACCGACCCGTTCGCGCCCGACCGCGACGCTGCCGGGGCCGCCCTGACCAGGGCCGCCGGGCAGCAGGCCGCGGCGGCGCCGGGGGTCGCCGGATAG
- the rplU gene encoding 50S ribosomal protein L21: MYAIVRTGGRQQKVSVGDVIEVDRLASSGVGDTVELSTLLVVDGETVTSDPWVLAGVKVQAEVVDHHKGDKIRIQKFKNKTGYRRRMGHRQLLTQLKITGIPAPASK; encoded by the coding sequence GTGTACGCGATCGTGCGCACCGGCGGCCGTCAGCAGAAGGTGTCTGTGGGCGACGTCATCGAGGTCGACCGGCTGGCGAGCAGCGGGGTGGGGGACACTGTCGAGCTCTCCACGCTGCTCGTCGTCGACGGTGAGACCGTCACCAGCGACCCCTGGGTCCTGGCCGGAGTCAAGGTCCAGGCCGAGGTCGTCGACCACCACAAGGGCGACAAGATCCGGATCCAGAAGTTCAAGAACAAGACCGGTTACCGCAGGCGGATGGGTCATCGCCAGCTGCTCACCCAGCTGAAGATCACCGGCATCCCCGCCCCGGCCTCGAAGTAA
- a CDS encoding Rne/Rng family ribonuclease, which yields MQEANESVGPDGAKRAVRTTTKNNASTTDHTDTTPSATLPPRRRRAATRPAGPPAPAAEEPAAGVQEIEAAPRKRRGVTRVASEPVPASEPAIEPAAVPEPAAQAQVAAPEAEPEAAAPRRRRRATRAAAAPAQTPAAQPQAADEPAEEAAPARRRRRAAPAPEPVQEPESVPVAQVGAEGESEVAAPRRRRRATRAAAEPVAQPEAQAVPEPVKEPEPESVAAQVGVEGESEVAAPRRRRRATRAAAEPVAQPEAQAVPEPVKEPVKESEPESVAAAQVGAEGESEVAAPRRRRRATRAAAEPEAQAAPEPVKEPVKEPERARERKEPASPPSVPVAPVFRAPVFQAPMFQTPQRAAEEAVRSAALGAEADEADDVDETDELTEPEGLAASGEAVAEDERNLDGADEADEAADEDEAQADRPARRRRRGGRRRRRGETAERAAEAAAAVSAETGADAEEAGPEGADAGGEADAEPAGEAEDAEPDADAEDEAESGGSSRRRRRRRRRSGESGEAADGDDPERTVVKVREPRRKRDDAAGSDGVQSIKGSTRLEAKKQRRREGREQGRRRAPIITEAEFLARRESVERVMIVRQSGERTQIAVLEDDVLVEHFVNKEQSASYVGNVYLGKVQNVLPSMEAAFVDIGKGRNAVLYAGEVNFEALGLGNGPRRIETALKSGQPVLVQVTKDPIGHKGARLTSQISLPGRYLVYVPEGSMTGISRKLPDTERARLKQVLKKIVPEDAGVIVRTAAEGASEEELTRDVERLQAQWEEIKKKSKKGNAPALLYGEPDMTVRVVRDIFNEDFSKVIVSGDEAWETIHGYVAHVAPDLKDRLQRWTSEVDVFATYRIDEQLMKALDRKVWLPSGGSLVIDRTEAMVVIDVNTGRFTGQGGNLEETVTRNNLEAAEEIVRQLRLRDLGGIIVIDFIDMVLESNRDLVLRRLLECLGRDRTKHQVAEVTSLGLVQMTRKRVGQGLLESFSEPCVHCNGRGVIVHADHVHAPGGGGGKKSRKRGRAAAEEPQPVAEAPQAETGGEERQAGPAPVDGEPVTPIVPPETAREDEPIERVERVVPPGDAEPAAPAEPAAEQAPAPVEPAAEQAQGPRRRRRVTRKVSAPAGPPKAAAEAAVTVVAPAAAEQPEPEPVRQPEPEPVPAAEQEEPAPPRRRGSRKASAPAGAPKAADDASVVVVAANAPAEPVAEPEPASPAPEQAVAAPPRRRVVRRASAPAGSPEGATEAVVTVVTADAAKKATARKTAKKATARKAAAAEAAEAPVAAEAPAVEEAPVEATAAEEVPAEEAPAKKTAARKTATKKTAAKKATAKKTAAKKTTAKKAATKKAATKTAAKKTAKKTTAKKAAKTASAAEQPASSVPAPAGE from the coding sequence ATGCAAGAGGCCAACGAATCCGTGGGGCCCGACGGTGCCAAGCGCGCCGTGCGGACCACCACGAAGAACAACGCTTCGACGACCGACCACACCGACACGACACCGAGTGCCACGTTGCCGCCGCGCCGCCGGCGCGCCGCGACTCGCCCGGCGGGCCCGCCCGCCCCGGCGGCGGAGGAACCCGCGGCAGGCGTTCAGGAGATCGAGGCCGCGCCCAGGAAACGCCGTGGTGTGACGCGCGTCGCGTCCGAACCCGTTCCGGCGTCCGAGCCGGCGATCGAGCCCGCGGCCGTGCCCGAGCCCGCCGCCCAGGCGCAGGTCGCGGCCCCGGAGGCGGAGCCGGAGGCCGCCGCGCCCCGGCGGCGGCGCCGCGCGACCCGCGCGGCTGCCGCGCCGGCCCAGACGCCGGCCGCGCAGCCGCAGGCGGCCGACGAGCCGGCGGAGGAGGCGGCCCCGGCCCGGCGTCGGCGCCGTGCCGCGCCCGCGCCCGAGCCTGTGCAGGAGCCGGAGTCGGTTCCGGTGGCGCAGGTGGGTGCTGAGGGTGAGTCGGAGGTGGCGGCGCCGAGGCGTCGTCGTCGTGCGACGCGTGCGGCGGCCGAGCCCGTGGCGCAGCCCGAGGCGCAGGCCGTTCCTGAGCCGGTGAAGGAGCCGGAGCCGGAGTCGGTTGCGGCGCAGGTGGGTGTTGAGGGTGAGTCGGAGGTGGCGGCGCCGAGGCGTCGTCGTCGTGCGACGCGTGCGGCGGCCGAGCCCGTGGCGCAGCCCGAGGCGCAGGCCGTTCCTGAGCCGGTGAAAGAACCGGTGAAGGAGTCGGAGCCGGAGTCGGTTGCGGCGGCGCAGGTGGGTGCTGAGGGTGAGTCGGAGGTGGCGGCGCCGAGGCGTCGTCGTCGTGCGACGCGTGCGGCGGCCGAGCCCGAGGCGCAGGCCGCGCCGGAGCCGGTGAAGGAACCGGTGAAGGAGCCGGAGCGGGCGCGGGAGCGGAAGGAGCCGGCGTCGCCGCCCTCCGTTCCCGTGGCCCCGGTGTTCCGGGCGCCGGTGTTCCAGGCCCCCATGTTCCAGACACCCCAGCGGGCCGCCGAGGAGGCGGTGCGCAGCGCGGCACTCGGCGCCGAGGCCGACGAGGCCGATGACGTCGACGAGACGGACGAGCTCACGGAGCCGGAGGGCCTCGCGGCCTCGGGCGAGGCCGTGGCGGAGGACGAGCGCAACCTCGATGGGGCCGACGAGGCCGACGAGGCCGCGGACGAGGACGAGGCGCAGGCCGACCGGCCCGCCCGCAGGCGGCGCCGCGGTGGCCGCAGGCGCCGGCGCGGCGAGACCGCGGAGCGCGCGGCCGAGGCCGCGGCCGCCGTTTCGGCCGAGACCGGAGCGGACGCGGAAGAGGCCGGCCCCGAGGGCGCCGACGCGGGCGGAGAGGCCGACGCGGAGCCCGCAGGCGAGGCGGAGGACGCCGAGCCGGACGCGGACGCCGAGGACGAGGCGGAGAGCGGCGGCTCCTCGCGCCGCAGGCGGCGGCGCAGGCGGCGCAGCGGCGAGTCGGGCGAGGCGGCGGACGGCGACGATCCGGAGCGCACGGTCGTGAAGGTCCGCGAGCCGCGCCGCAAGCGCGACGATGCGGCCGGGTCCGACGGCGTGCAGTCCATCAAGGGCTCCACGCGTCTTGAGGCGAAGAAGCAGCGCCGGCGCGAGGGCCGTGAGCAGGGCCGCCGCCGCGCGCCGATCATCACCGAGGCGGAGTTCCTCGCGCGCCGGGAGTCCGTCGAGCGGGTCATGATCGTCCGGCAGAGCGGCGAGCGCACGCAGATCGCCGTTCTTGAGGACGACGTGCTCGTCGAGCACTTCGTGAACAAGGAGCAGTCGGCGTCCTACGTCGGCAACGTCTACCTCGGCAAGGTGCAGAACGTCCTGCCGTCGATGGAGGCGGCGTTCGTCGACATCGGCAAGGGCCGCAACGCCGTGCTGTACGCGGGCGAGGTCAACTTCGAGGCGCTCGGGCTCGGCAACGGGCCGCGCCGCATCGAGACCGCCCTGAAGTCGGGCCAGCCGGTGCTCGTCCAGGTCACCAAGGACCCCATCGGCCACAAGGGCGCGCGGCTGACCAGCCAGATCTCACTCCCGGGCCGCTACCTGGTGTACGTGCCCGAGGGCTCGATGACCGGGATCAGCCGGAAGCTGCCCGACACCGAGCGCGCGCGGCTGAAGCAGGTGCTCAAGAAGATCGTTCCCGAGGACGCGGGCGTCATCGTGCGGACGGCCGCCGAGGGCGCGAGCGAGGAGGAGCTGACGCGGGACGTCGAACGGCTCCAGGCGCAGTGGGAGGAGATCAAGAAGAAGTCCAAGAAGGGCAACGCGCCCGCGCTGCTGTACGGCGAGCCGGACATGACCGTCCGCGTGGTGCGCGACATCTTCAACGAGGACTTCTCGAAGGTCATCGTCAGCGGCGACGAGGCGTGGGAGACCATCCACGGGTACGTGGCGCACGTGGCGCCCGACCTCAAGGACCGGCTCCAGCGCTGGACGTCCGAGGTCGACGTGTTCGCGACGTACCGCATCGACGAGCAGCTGATGAAGGCCCTGGACCGCAAGGTGTGGCTGCCGAGCGGCGGTTCCCTGGTCATCGACAGGACCGAGGCCATGGTCGTCATCGACGTGAACACCGGCCGGTTCACGGGCCAGGGCGGCAACCTGGAGGAGACGGTCACCAGGAACAACCTGGAGGCGGCCGAGGAGATCGTCCGCCAGCTGCGGCTGCGCGACCTCGGCGGCATCATCGTGATCGACTTCATCGACATGGTGCTGGAGTCCAACCGCGACCTGGTGCTGCGGCGGCTGCTCGAATGCCTCGGCAGGGACCGGACGAAGCACCAGGTGGCGGAGGTCACCTCGCTCGGTCTCGTGCAGATGACGCGGAAGCGGGTCGGGCAGGGGCTGCTTGAGTCGTTCTCCGAGCCGTGTGTCCACTGCAACGGCCGGGGCGTCATCGTGCACGCCGACCACGTGCACGCGCCGGGCGGCGGGGGCGGCAAGAAGAGCCGCAAGCGCGGCCGGGCGGCGGCCGAGGAGCCGCAGCCGGTGGCCGAGGCCCCGCAGGCGGAGACCGGCGGCGAGGAGCGGCAGGCCGGGCCCGCGCCGGTGGACGGCGAGCCGGTGACGCCGATCGTGCCGCCGGAGACGGCGCGGGAGGACGAGCCGATCGAACGGGTCGAGCGCGTCGTGCCGCCCGGGGATGCCGAGCCCGCGGCTCCGGCCGAGCCCGCGGCCGAGCAGGCGCCCGCGCCGGTGGAGCCCGCGGCCGAGCAGGCGCAGGGGCCGCGCAGGCGGCGGCGCGTCACCCGCAAGGTGAGCGCGCCCGCCGGGCCGCCGAAGGCGGCGGCCGAGGCGGCCGTGACGGTGGTCGCTCCCGCGGCGGCCGAGCAGCCGGAGCCCGAGCCCGTTCGGCAGCCCGAGCCCGAGCCGGTGCCCGCCGCGGAGCAGGAGGAGCCCGCGCCGCCGCGGCGCCGCGGCAGCCGGAAGGCGTCCGCCCCGGCGGGCGCGCCGAAGGCGGCCGATGACGCCTCGGTGGTCGTCGTCGCGGCGAACGCGCCCGCGGAGCCCGTGGCGGAGCCGGAGCCGGCGTCCCCCGCGCCGGAGCAGGCCGTCGCGGCGCCGCCGCGGCGCCGGGTGGTCAGGCGGGCCTCCGCCCCGGCGGGCTCGCCCGAGGGGGCGACCGAGGCCGTGGTGACCGTCGTGACCGCGGACGCGGCCAAGAAGGCCACGGCGCGGAAGACGGCGAAGAAGGCCACGGCCAGGAAGGCCGCCGCGGCCGAGGCGGCCGAGGCACCGGTGGCGGCCGAGGCGCCCGCGGTCGAGGAGGCTCCGGTCGAGGCCACGGCGGCCGAGGAGGTCCCGGCCGAGGAGGCCCCGGCGAAGAAGACGGCCGCGCGGAAGACGGCCACGAAGAAGACGGCGGCCAAGAAGGCCACGGCCAAGAAGACGGCGGCGAAGAAGACCACCGCCAAGAAGGCCGCGACCAAGAAGGCCGCCACCAAGACGGCGGCCAAGAAGACGGCGAAGAAGACCACGGCGAAGAAGGCGGCCAAGACCGCCTCCGCCGCGGAGCAGCCGGCATCCTCGGTCCCGGCCCCGGCCGGCGAGTGA
- the obgE gene encoding GTPase ObgE translates to MTTFVDRAELHVVAGNGGHGCASVHREKFKPLGGPDGGDGGRGGDVVLVVDRDVTTLLDYHHRPHRKATNGKPGAGGNRTGAHGQDLVLPVPDGTVVLDRNGEVLADLVGEGTRFVAGQGGRGGLGNAALASPRRKAPGFALLGEPGEERDIVLELKTVADVALVGYPSAGKSSLISVLSAAKPKIADYPFTTLVPNLGVVTAGDTVFTVADVPGLIPGASEGKGLGLEFLRHVERCSVLVHVLDCATLESDRDPLSDLDVIEAELAMYGGLDDRPRLVVLNKTDIPEGQDLADIVRADLVARGLRVFDVSAVSRKGLTEFSYALGELVAQARAARPVEEPTRVVIRPKAVNDAGFTVTVEAEGLYRVRGEKPERWVRQTDFSNEEAVGYLADRLNRLGVEEELAKAGAREGDGVAIGSDDDAVVFDWEPSVSGGAEMLGRRGEDHRMNTLRPAAARRRDREARRQDAAQRAFDDFDPFD, encoded by the coding sequence ATGACCACCTTCGTCGACCGCGCCGAACTGCACGTCGTCGCGGGGAACGGCGGCCACGGCTGCGCCTCCGTGCACCGCGAGAAGTTCAAGCCGCTCGGCGGCCCGGACGGCGGCGACGGCGGGCGCGGGGGTGACGTGGTGCTCGTCGTCGACCGGGACGTGACCACGCTGCTCGACTACCACCACAGGCCGCACCGCAAGGCGACCAACGGCAAGCCGGGCGCGGGCGGCAACAGGACCGGCGCGCACGGCCAGGACCTGGTGCTGCCGGTGCCGGACGGCACCGTCGTGCTCGACCGGAACGGCGAGGTGCTCGCGGACCTGGTCGGCGAGGGCACGCGGTTCGTCGCGGGGCAGGGCGGCCGGGGCGGCCTCGGCAACGCGGCGCTCGCCTCGCCGCGGCGCAAGGCGCCCGGTTTCGCGCTGCTCGGGGAGCCGGGCGAGGAGCGGGACATCGTGCTGGAGCTGAAGACGGTCGCCGACGTGGCGCTCGTCGGCTACCCGTCGGCCGGCAAGTCATCGCTGATCTCGGTGCTCTCGGCGGCCAAGCCGAAGATCGCGGACTACCCGTTCACGACGCTGGTGCCCAACCTCGGCGTGGTGACCGCGGGCGACACGGTGTTCACGGTGGCCGACGTACCCGGGCTCATCCCGGGCGCGAGCGAGGGCAAGGGGCTCGGGCTGGAGTTCCTGCGGCACGTCGAGCGCTGCTCGGTCCTGGTGCACGTGCTCGACTGCGCGACGCTCGAATCGGACCGCGATCCGCTGAGCGACCTGGACGTGATCGAGGCTGAGCTGGCCATGTACGGCGGCCTGGACGACCGGCCGCGGCTCGTGGTGCTGAACAAGACCGACATCCCCGAGGGGCAGGACCTCGCGGACATCGTCCGCGCCGACCTCGTGGCGCGCGGGCTGCGGGTGTTCGACGTCTCCGCGGTGTCGCGCAAGGGCCTCACGGAGTTCTCCTACGCGCTCGGTGAGCTGGTCGCGCAGGCGCGCGCGGCGCGCCCGGTCGAGGAGCCCACGCGCGTGGTGATCCGGCCCAAGGCGGTCAACGACGCCGGGTTCACGGTGACGGTCGAGGCGGAGGGCCTGTACCGCGTGCGCGGCGAGAAGCCGGAGCGCTGGGTGCGGCAGACCGACTTCTCCAACGAGGAGGCCGTCGGCTACCTCGCCGACCGGCTGAACCGGCTCGGCGTCGAGGAGGAGCTGGCCAAGGCGGGGGCGCGCGAGGGCGACGGGGTCGCGATCGGCAGCGACGACGACGCGGTCGTGTTCGACTGGGAGCCCTCGGTCAGCGGCGGCGCGGAGATGCTCGGCAGGCGTGGCGAGGATCACCGGATGAACACGCTGCGGCCGGCCGCGGCCCGCCGCCGGGACCGGGAGGCGCGCCGGCAGGACGCGGCACAGCGCGCATTCGACGATTTCGACCCCTTCGACTGA
- a CDS encoding GNAT family N-acetyltransferase codes for MPTLVTPTTAVHASFLDAVEEFRAEGRGLPRDNSMLGRDISVYGSSWRDPAVFARYVEESVAAARDDVMPPPGFVRSTTLWYVAGDTFIGRLSIRHRLTQRLLDWGGIIGYDVRPSARRRGHATAMLRESLPLARGLGHDPVLVTCDHDNVASRKVIEACGGVFEDRRGEKLRYWIATGGT; via the coding sequence GTGCCCACGCTCGTCACTCCCACCACAGCCGTCCACGCCTCGTTCCTCGACGCGGTCGAGGAGTTCCGCGCCGAGGGCCGCGGGCTGCCGCGGGACAACTCCATGCTGGGCCGCGACATCTCCGTCTACGGATCGTCCTGGCGGGACCCGGCCGTCTTCGCGCGGTACGTCGAGGAGAGCGTCGCGGCGGCGCGCGACGACGTCATGCCGCCGCCGGGCTTCGTACGCAGCACCACCCTGTGGTATGTGGCGGGCGACACGTTCATCGGCCGGCTCTCCATCCGGCACCGGCTCACCCAGCGGCTGCTGGACTGGGGCGGCATCATCGGCTACGACGTGCGGCCCTCCGCGCGCCGCCGCGGGCACGCCACCGCCATGCTGCGGGAGTCGCTGCCCCTGGCGCGCGGCCTCGGGCACGACCCGGTCCTGGTGACGTGCGACCACGACAACGTCGCGTCACGCAAGGTGATCGAGGCGTGCGGCGGGGTCTTCGAGGACCGGCGCGGGGAGAAGCTGCGGTACTGGATAGCCACGGGCGGCACGTAA
- the rpmA gene encoding 50S ribosomal protein L27 yields MAHKKGASSTRNGRDSNPQYLGVKRFGGQLVNAGEILVRQRGTHFHPGKGVGRGGDDTLFALQAGTVQFGKHRDRKVVNIVPVAQ; encoded by the coding sequence ATGGCACACAAGAAGGGCGCGTCGTCCACCCGGAACGGCCGCGACTCCAACCCGCAGTACCTCGGCGTGAAGCGCTTCGGCGGTCAGCTCGTGAACGCCGGTGAGATCCTGGTCCGCCAGCGCGGCACCCACTTCCACCCCGGCAAGGGCGTGGGCCGCGGCGGCGACGACACGCTGTTCGCGCTCCAGGCCGGCACCGTGCAGTTCGGCAAGCACCGCGACCGCAAGGTCGTCAACATCGTGCCGGTCGCGCAGTAG
- a CDS encoding MFS transporter — MLSVLRHRTYRRLFAAQAVALLGTGLATVALSLLAYDLAGPDASAVLGTALAVKMLAYVAVPPVIGAVAARVPRRSLLVAMDAVRAAVALVLPFVTQVWQVYVLILLLQAASAAFTPAFQAVIPALLPEERDYTRALSLSRLAYDLEAVLSPALAAVLLSFVSYTWLFAGTAAGFLGSAALVAACVLPGQPAPDGADGRRRGADGRRRGAPSGVRLFLATPRLRALLGLDLAVAAAGATVVVNTVVLVRDHLGRGAGDVSLALGAYGVGSMVSALLLPGLLERVRDRSVMLAGAFALPAVLTAHGLADTAGAAWPALLTAWAALGAGCSAVLTPVGRLVRRSTASEDLPAAFAAQFSLSHGCWLLTYPAAGWLAASAGTDVAHGALAALALAGAGGAALIWPARDPVRLDHHHDALPPGHPHLAAARATASGFRHSHDFVIDRLHPRWPAGGRGAGGA; from the coding sequence GTGCTGTCCGTGCTGCGCCACCGCACCTACCGCCGCCTGTTCGCCGCCCAGGCCGTCGCCCTGCTCGGCACCGGGCTGGCGACGGTGGCGCTGAGCCTTCTGGCCTACGACCTCGCGGGCCCCGACGCCTCCGCCGTGCTGGGCACCGCGCTGGCCGTCAAAATGCTCGCCTACGTGGCCGTGCCCCCGGTCATCGGCGCGGTGGCCGCGCGCGTGCCGCGGCGTTCGCTGCTGGTGGCCATGGACGCCGTTCGGGCCGCCGTCGCCCTGGTCCTGCCGTTCGTCACCCAGGTCTGGCAGGTCTACGTCCTCATCCTGCTGCTCCAGGCGGCCTCGGCGGCCTTCACCCCGGCGTTCCAGGCCGTCATCCCCGCGCTGCTGCCCGAGGAACGCGACTACACCCGGGCCCTGTCGCTGTCCCGGCTGGCCTACGACCTGGAGGCCGTGCTCAGCCCGGCGCTGGCCGCCGTTCTGCTGTCGTTCGTCTCCTACACCTGGCTGTTCGCCGGGACCGCGGCGGGGTTCCTTGGCTCAGCGGCACTGGTGGCGGCCTGCGTGCTGCCCGGGCAACCGGCGCCGGACGGCGCGGACGGCAGGCGGCGCGGCGCGGACGGCAGGCGGCGCGGCGCCCCGTCCGGCGTTCGGCTGTTCCTCGCCACCCCGCGGCTGCGTGCGCTGCTCGGCCTCGACCTCGCCGTCGCGGCGGCGGGCGCGACGGTCGTCGTCAACACCGTCGTCCTGGTCCGCGACCACCTGGGACGCGGCGCCGGAGACGTCTCGCTGGCACTGGGTGCCTACGGGGTCGGGTCCATGGTCTCCGCGCTGCTGCTGCCCGGCCTGCTGGAACGCGTCCGCGACCGCTCGGTGATGCTGGCCGGGGCGTTCGCGCTGCCCGCCGTCCTCACCGCCCACGGCCTCGCGGACACGGCCGGAGCGGCGTGGCCCGCCCTCCTCACCGCGTGGGCCGCCCTCGGCGCGGGCTGCTCCGCCGTGCTCACGCCCGTGGGCCGGCTGGTCCGCCGCTCCACGGCCTCCGAGGACCTGCCGGCCGCGTTCGCCGCCCAGTTCTCCCTCTCGCACGGCTGCTGGCTGCTCACCTACCCGGCGGCCGGCTGGCTCGCCGCCTCGGCGGGAACGGACGTCGCGCACGGGGCACTGGCCGCCCTGGCCCTGGCGGGCGCGGGAGGCGCCGCGCTGATCTGGCCCGCCCGCGACCCGGTGCGGCTCGACCACCACCACGACGCCCTGCCGCCCGGCCACCCGCACCTGGCCGCGGCGCGTGCCACGGCCTCCGGCTTCCGGCACAGCCACGACTTCGTCATCGACCGCCTCCACCCGCGCTGGCCGGCCGGCGGGCGCGGGGCGGGGGGCGCGTGA
- a CDS encoding bifunctional cytidylyltransferase/SDR family oxidoreductase, whose translation MHPDGPSPHTTAVVLAGGTGQRVGLSIPKQLIKVAGKAVIEHTLAIFEEAEEIDDVLVMMAPGYAQDVEKIVAKGGLSKVSRVVEGGATRNETTRRAIEVLSEGLAPGEDRNVLFHDAVRPLLSHRVIGDCVAALERYRAVDVAIPSADTIIVTRTHGEDGEFITDVPDRSRLRRGQTPQAFRLSTIRRAYEVAAEDPNFQATDDCSVVLKYLPDVPIHVVPGDEFNMKVTQPVDVFIADKLFQLASSAAPAQSDEDAYREQLTGRTVVVFGGSYGIGKDIADLAERFGAAVYALGRSTTGTHVENSQDIDDALERAYAETGRVDFVVNTAGVLRIGRLAETDDAAIEEALKVNYLAPVRIARAAHKYLAESGGQLLLYTSSSYTRGRAEYSLYSSTKAAMVNLTQALADEWAGDGVRVNCVNPERTATPMRTKAFGQEPAGTLLSSEAVARTSLDVLLSPLTGHVIDVRQQDPTADASRAGSFERALAAALDAQTDAEAGGGVA comes from the coding sequence ATCCATCCAGACGGCCCGTCCCCACACACCACCGCAGTCGTGCTCGCCGGTGGAACGGGCCAGCGCGTGGGGCTTTCCATACCCAAGCAATTGATCAAGGTTGCCGGCAAAGCCGTCATCGAGCACACGCTGGCCATCTTCGAGGAAGCCGAGGAGATCGACGACGTCCTCGTGATGATGGCCCCCGGGTACGCGCAGGACGTCGAGAAGATCGTGGCCAAGGGCGGCCTTTCGAAGGTCAGCCGGGTCGTCGAGGGTGGCGCGACCCGCAACGAGACCACGCGCCGGGCCATAGAGGTGCTCAGCGAGGGCCTGGCCCCGGGCGAGGACCGCAACGTGCTGTTCCACGACGCGGTCCGGCCGCTGCTGTCCCACCGGGTCATCGGCGACTGCGTCGCCGCGCTGGAGCGCTACCGCGCCGTCGACGTGGCGATACCCTCCGCCGACACCATCATCGTCACGCGGACCCACGGCGAGGACGGCGAGTTCATCACCGACGTGCCGGACCGCTCGCGCCTGCGCCGCGGGCAGACCCCGCAGGCGTTCCGCCTGTCCACCATCCGCCGGGCCTACGAGGTCGCCGCCGAGGACCCGAACTTCCAGGCCACCGACGACTGCTCCGTGGTGCTGAAGTACCTGCCCGACGTGCCGATCCACGTCGTTCCCGGCGACGAGTTCAACATGAAGGTCACGCAGCCGGTCGACGTCTTCATCGCGGACAAGCTGTTCCAGCTGGCCTCGTCCGCCGCCCCCGCGCAGTCGGACGAGGACGCCTACCGCGAGCAGCTGACCGGCAGGACCGTCGTCGTCTTCGGCGGCTCCTACGGCATCGGCAAGGACATCGCCGATCTCGCCGAACGCTTCGGCGCCGCCGTCTACGCGCTGGGCCGCTCCACCACCGGCACGCACGTCGAGAACTCCCAGGACATCGACGACGCCCTGGAACGCGCCTACGCCGAGACCGGGCGCGTCGACTTCGTGGTGAACACCGCGGGCGTGCTGCGCATCGGCAGGCTCGCCGAGACCGACGACGCCGCCATCGAGGAGGCGCTGAAGGTCAACTACCTGGCGCCGGTGCGCATCGCCCGCGCCGCCCACAAGTACCTCGCCGAGAGCGGCGGTCAGCTGCTGCTGTACACGTCGAGCAGCTACACCAGGGGCCGCGCCGAGTACAGCCTCTACTCCTCGACCAAGGCCGCCATGGTGAACCTCACCCAGGCGCTGGCCGACGAGTGGGCGGGCGACGGCGTCCGCGTGAACTGCGTCAACCCGGAGCGGACGGCGACGCCGATGCGCACCAAGGCGTTCGGCCAGGAGCCGGCCGGCACGCTGCTGTCCTCCGAGGCCGTCGCCCGCACCTCGCTCGACGTGCTGCTCTCGCCGCTGACCG
- a CDS encoding ArsR/SmtB family transcription factor, producing the protein MAAGKPHAVAGEAHLHAPDQEQLRTAASVFALLADPTRLHLLWLLARGEADVTALTAASGAPRPAVSQHLAKLRLAGLVHARREGRRAVYALRDGHLRRLVTEALSHADHQVTGEPWHP; encoded by the coding sequence ATGGCGGCAGGCAAACCACACGCAGTTGCGGGCGAGGCGCACCTGCACGCCCCCGACCAGGAGCAGCTGCGCACCGCCGCCTCGGTCTTCGCGCTCCTGGCCGATCCGACCAGACTGCACCTGCTGTGGCTCCTCGCCCGGGGCGAGGCGGACGTCACCGCGCTCACCGCCGCGAGCGGAGCCCCCCGCCCCGCCGTCAGCCAGCACCTGGCCAAGCTGCGGCTGGCCGGACTGGTCCACGCGCGCAGGGAGGGGCGGCGCGCGGTGTACGCCCTGCGCGACGGCCACCTGCGCCGACTGGTCACCGAGGCGCTCAGCCACGCCGACCACCAGGTCACAGGCGAGCCCTGGCACCCCTGA